A window of the Butyricimonas faecalis genome harbors these coding sequences:
- a CDS encoding sensor histidine kinase, which produces MLRWEKRTGKYREIFVHSIVHDLRHPIETELKLHYVLYKTLSSQQKILLEKSTIELNNVLQTINRILLQSTDAHGLRLKIKDFNLYEMLDKLSRPDSWNIGKEKQADIQLQYLSDRHVIAGDPNFLQPVFQNLIENALKYGGEKVHIRITCKEINPNTIRIEVKDNGMGITPEALKHIFKRYHRGDHQNDMKINGHGQGLYFARMVVQAHRGSIAAESVVGTGTTFIVTLPIK; this is translated from the coding sequence ATGCTCCGCTGGGAGAAAAGAACCGGGAAATACCGAGAGATTTTTGTGCATAGCATCGTGCATGACTTGAGACACCCCATTGAAACTGAGCTCAAACTTCACTATGTACTTTATAAAACTCTTTCTTCTCAACAAAAAATCTTACTGGAAAAAAGTACAATCGAATTAAATAATGTATTACAAACCATTAATCGGATATTACTTCAATCCACGGATGCCCATGGTTTACGGTTGAAAATTAAAGATTTTAACCTGTATGAAATGTTGGATAAATTAAGTCGTCCGGACTCATGGAATATCGGAAAAGAGAAACAAGCAGACATTCAACTCCAATACCTTTCCGATCGACACGTGATTGCCGGAGACCCTAATTTTTTACAACCGGTTTTCCAAAACTTAATCGAAAACGCTTTAAAGTATGGCGGAGAAAAGGTGCATATCCGAATCACGTGTAAAGAAATCAACCCAAACACTATCCGCATTGAAGTGAAAGACAACGGTATGGGTATTACTCCCGAAGCTCTAAAACATATTTTCAAACGTTACCACAGGGGTGATCACCAAAACGACATGAAGATCAATGGACATGGACAAGGCCTGTATTTCGCACGCATGGTTGTTCAGGCACACAGGGGCTCGATCGCAGCGGAAAGCGTAGTCGGAACAGGTACAACCTTTATCGTGACATTACCTATAAAATAA
- a CDS encoding TolC family protein yields MKQGMTLFLLMFFVPWMLCAQEAPQTISLQQAVEFAIKHNKELQSSQMNIDLYRQKVRESVSQGLPQVNGTVTYSTNFGYKMNFGEQAIKMKDQSNLTVGLQQLLFSGQWILGMQTSKIAVRLTEQEVESTELDIIENIYNSYYTVLVSERMLDILRQNLENMNEIYKHTDNMYKAGTVEVTDVDQIRINVGQLKNSLLSMERTVAVNYNLLRLQLGLEAGTPIKLTDALDVFLENDKSTRLYVEKFDINNNLSYQLVTTQTELNKKMLGLEKWSYAPTISGNYNFNYKILKPALDMSPKHTAGLTMNIPVFSGLQRDSKVKQAKITLEQSYLQKSLLQDQLNVQDEQLKFNLKNAMENYNLQKENIDVATRVLKNYQRKYELGAVSSLDLTQANNNYLQAETNYTEAILTLLQAQVSLEKLYNQLPR; encoded by the coding sequence ATGAAACAAGGAATGACTCTTTTCCTCTTGATGTTTTTCGTGCCATGGATGCTTTGTGCCCAGGAAGCACCGCAAACAATATCGCTGCAGCAAGCAGTGGAGTTTGCCATCAAGCACAACAAAGAACTGCAATCTTCGCAGATGAATATTGATTTGTATCGCCAGAAGGTACGGGAATCCGTATCACAGGGGTTACCACAAGTTAATGGTACCGTAACGTATTCCACAAATTTCGGCTACAAGATGAATTTCGGCGAGCAGGCAATAAAAATGAAAGACCAATCCAACCTAACGGTAGGTTTGCAACAATTATTGTTCAGCGGTCAATGGATCCTAGGAATGCAAACCAGCAAGATCGCGGTGCGTTTGACCGAGCAAGAAGTTGAATCCACGGAATTGGATATCATTGAGAATATCTATAATTCATACTACACGGTATTGGTGTCTGAAAGAATGCTCGATATTCTACGTCAGAATTTGGAGAACATGAATGAAATTTACAAGCACACCGATAACATGTACAAGGCCGGAACGGTTGAAGTTACGGATGTGGATCAAATTCGCATCAACGTGGGGCAACTGAAAAACAGTTTGTTATCCATGGAGAGAACGGTTGCTGTAAATTACAATTTATTGCGTCTTCAACTGGGACTGGAAGCAGGAACCCCGATCAAACTCACGGATGCACTGGATGTGTTCCTGGAAAACGATAAATCCACTCGTTTGTATGTCGAGAAATTTGATATCAATAATAACTTGAGTTACCAATTGGTCACCACGCAAACCGAGTTGAACAAGAAGATGCTGGGATTGGAAAAATGGAGTTACGCTCCCACGATCTCCGGCAATTACAACTTCAACTACAAGATTTTGAAACCGGCATTGGATATGAGTCCGAAACACACGGCCGGACTCACGATGAACATTCCTGTCTTCTCCGGTTTACAACGGGATTCGAAAGTGAAACAAGCCAAAATCACCCTGGAACAATCCTATTTGCAAAAAAGTTTATTGCAAGATCAGTTGAATGTGCAAGATGAGCAGTTGAAATTCAACTTGAAAAATGCCATGGAGAATTACAACCTGCAAAAAGAAAACATCGATGTTGCCACGCGGGTATTAAAGAATTACCAAAGAAAATATGAATTGGGAGCTGTTTCCAGTCTGGACTTGACGCAAGCAAACAATAACTACCTGCAAGCAGAAACAAATTACACGGAAGCCATTCTTACATTACTACAGGCACAAGTAAGCTTGGAAAAATTGTATAATCAACTTCCTCGATAA
- a CDS encoding efflux RND transporter periplasmic adaptor subunit, whose translation MVKNLILSIIALAILAGCSGKKDKTTEKTVEAVPVKVQKLEKTDIAKTLDYAANLQADKQVYYAPAATGRIEKIYVEVGDRIKKGQLLVEMDRTQLVQAEVQLKNLETEYNRAVQLNKTGSISKQAYDAAVTQYEVAKANVDFLKENTKMLAPFDGIVTGKYFENGELYTGAAFGGASKPSIIAIEKINPLKAYVNLAEQYYLSVQKGTKVQLKSNIYPDRTFDGTVSIVYPTIDPASRTFTVEVKIPNNDEALRPGMYGTIDFFIGNTQTMVVPAIAVLKLQGSNDRYVFLNKDGKAKRTAVKLGRRFEDQVELISDEIHEGDELIVVGQGRLVDGSPLSITK comes from the coding sequence ATGGTAAAGAATCTCATTTTATCGATTATAGCATTAGCTATCCTTGCCGGTTGCTCGGGCAAAAAAGATAAGACTACAGAGAAAACCGTGGAAGCGGTTCCTGTTAAGGTACAAAAACTAGAGAAAACGGATATTGCCAAAACATTGGACTATGCCGCCAACTTACAAGCTGACAAACAAGTGTACTATGCCCCCGCTGCCACGGGAAGAATCGAGAAGATCTACGTGGAAGTGGGCGATCGCATCAAGAAGGGGCAGTTACTCGTTGAAATGGATAGAACCCAGTTAGTTCAGGCAGAAGTTCAATTAAAGAACCTGGAAACGGAATATAACCGTGCCGTTCAATTAAATAAAACCGGAAGTATTTCCAAACAGGCTTACGATGCTGCCGTAACCCAATACGAGGTGGCCAAGGCAAACGTAGATTTCTTGAAAGAAAACACGAAGATGCTCGCTCCTTTTGACGGTATCGTAACCGGGAAATATTTCGAGAACGGAGAACTTTACACGGGAGCCGCTTTCGGTGGTGCCAGCAAACCTTCTATCATCGCAATCGAGAAGATCAACCCGTTGAAAGCTTACGTGAATCTAGCCGAACAATATTATTTGTCCGTGCAAAAGGGGACTAAAGTTCAGCTAAAGAGCAATATCTATCCTGACAGAACATTTGACGGTACGGTTAGCATCGTTTACCCAACGATTGACCCAGCCTCAAGAACGTTCACTGTAGAAGTAAAAATCCCGAATAACGATGAAGCATTAAGACCGGGTATGTACGGAACCATTGACTTCTTCATCGGTAACACCCAAACCATGGTTGTTCCTGCTATTGCCGTGTTGAAATTACAGGGCTCAAACGATCGTTACGTGTTCTTGAATAAAGATGGAAAAGCAAAACGTACGGCAGTAAAACTCGGCAGACGTTTCGAGGATCAAGTAGAGTTGATCAGTGATGAGATCCACGAAGGAGACGAATTGATTGTTGTCGGTCAGGGTCGGTTAGTTGACGGATCACCACTTTCTATTACAAAATAG
- a CDS encoding PG0541 family transporter-associated protein → MKAVFISYNQALTERVAFILDQLQIRGFTQWPLVNGAGTVDGEPRMGTHTWPEMNSATMTIVEDEMVPLILKYVKNLDEVNKENGIRAFVWDITDMY, encoded by the coding sequence ATGAAAGCAGTATTTATATCATATAACCAAGCCTTGACGGAACGGGTTGCTTTTATCCTTGATCAATTGCAAATACGAGGATTCACGCAATGGCCTTTGGTCAACGGAGCCGGTACCGTGGATGGAGAACCCAGAATGGGAACTCATACTTGGCCGGAGATGAACTCCGCCACCATGACAATCGTGGAAGACGAAATGGTTCCCCTGATCTTAAAATATGTCAAGAATCTAGACGAGGTGAATAAAGAAAACGGTATACGGGCATTTGTCTGGGATATCACGGATATGTATTAA
- the dnaG gene encoding DNA primase, translating into MIDQATIQKIFDAADIYEVVSDFVSLKKRGVNYLGLCPFHNEKTGSFTVSPAKGIYKCFGCGKGGNAVNFIMEHEQMSYVEALKYLAEKYHIPIEEKELTEEQKKEKTERESMLIVSSYANEYFQYQLWNTDEGRSVGLGYLRQRGISDEMIRKFGLGYNPEGWGAFAKAAQEKGYKKEFLVKTGLTIENEKGLFDRFRARVMFPVLDLAGKVIAFGGRTMTADKKISKYLNSPESEIYHKSKTLYGIFFAKKSIVQQDRCILVEGYTDVISFHAKGIENVVASSGTSLTIEQIRLIRRLTPNVTIIYDGDAAGIKASLRGIDLVLEEGLNVRVLLLPDGEDPDSFARSHTSQDLADFIANNETDFINFKTKLLLGAAGDDPVERARLITDIVRSIAKIPDNIVRSVYVRETAHQLDVEERILYTEIAKVRLKNEEQPSKVPATTSKPQITPPTRGATPCDIEESVLIRYLLLFGDNELYEEEHNGYMRSVSVGEFIIRELGEDDLELLNPVFRTMQQEYQRQYESPSFIPARYFISYPDIKVSTMAANILSEPYELSKIWYKMDNFVETEQMKLAELLPKILDNYKMRRVEMLSRDIDNRILESQNSKDPSQIVELLKRKNAINVIRRKLNEKLGRTGIH; encoded by the coding sequence ATGATTGATCAGGCAACTATACAGAAAATTTTTGATGCGGCGGATATATACGAAGTGGTGTCCGATTTCGTGAGTTTAAAAAAGCGAGGCGTGAACTATCTTGGCCTATGTCCGTTTCATAACGAGAAGACAGGTTCATTCACCGTTTCCCCGGCAAAGGGCATATACAAATGTTTCGGTTGTGGAAAAGGGGGGAATGCCGTGAATTTTATCATGGAACACGAGCAAATGTCTTACGTGGAAGCATTGAAATATCTGGCCGAAAAATACCATATCCCGATTGAGGAAAAGGAATTAACGGAGGAACAGAAGAAAGAGAAAACCGAGCGGGAGAGTATGCTGATCGTCTCTTCGTATGCCAATGAATATTTCCAGTATCAACTGTGGAACACGGATGAGGGACGTTCCGTGGGACTGGGTTATTTGCGCCAACGAGGTATCAGTGACGAGATGATTCGTAAATTCGGTTTGGGGTATAATCCGGAAGGTTGGGGGGCTTTTGCGAAAGCAGCTCAAGAGAAGGGCTACAAGAAAGAGTTTCTCGTGAAGACAGGATTAACCATCGAGAACGAGAAAGGACTTTTCGATCGATTCCGCGCCCGTGTGATGTTTCCTGTACTTGATCTGGCAGGGAAGGTGATCGCTTTCGGTGGGCGGACGATGACAGCCGATAAAAAGATTTCAAAATACTTGAATTCTCCGGAATCCGAGATCTATCATAAAAGTAAAACCCTGTACGGGATTTTCTTTGCCAAAAAATCGATCGTGCAACAGGATCGCTGTATCTTGGTGGAAGGCTACACGGATGTGATCTCTTTTCACGCGAAAGGAATTGAGAATGTAGTGGCCTCCTCGGGGACCTCTTTAACGATTGAACAAATCCGCTTGATTCGTCGTTTGACTCCGAACGTTACGATTATTTATGACGGGGATGCAGCCGGAATCAAGGCCTCTTTACGGGGAATCGACCTCGTCTTGGAAGAAGGATTGAACGTGAGAGTACTTTTACTGCCGGACGGGGAGGATCCGGATTCTTTTGCTCGAAGTCACACATCGCAAGACTTGGCGGACTTTATTGCGAATAACGAGACTGATTTTATAAATTTCAAGACTAAATTGTTATTGGGTGCGGCAGGTGATGATCCGGTTGAGCGGGCTCGCTTGATCACGGATATCGTGCGAAGTATCGCCAAGATCCCGGATAACATCGTGCGTTCAGTCTATGTGCGCGAAACGGCTCACCAGTTGGATGTCGAGGAACGGATTTTATATACCGAGATTGCCAAGGTTCGATTGAAAAACGAAGAACAACCTTCTAAAGTTCCTGCCACAACATCGAAACCGCAAATAACACCCCCGACACGAGGTGCAACTCCTTGTGACATCGAGGAGAGCGTGTTGATCCGTTACCTGCTTTTATTCGGGGATAACGAGTTGTACGAGGAGGAGCATAACGGGTATATGCGAAGCGTGAGTGTCGGGGAATTCATTATCCGGGAACTCGGGGAAGATGACTTGGAGTTACTAAATCCCGTGTTTCGTACAATGCAACAGGAATATCAGCGTCAGTATGAATCGCCGTCGTTCATCCCGGCCCGTTACTTTATTTCTTACCCGGATATAAAAGTTAGTACGATGGCAGCCAATATCTTGAGCGAACCTTACGAATTAAGTAAGATTTGGTACAAGATGGACAATTTTGTCGAGACTGAACAGATGAAACTTGCTGAACTTCTTCCTAAAATACTGGACAATTACAAGATGCGGAGAGTGGAAATGCTTTCTCGAGACATAGATAATCGCATCCTTGAATCGCAGAACAGTAAAGATCCTTCGCAAATCGTAGAACTCCTCAAGCGCAAAAATGCCATCAACGTCATTCGTCGTAAGTTAAACGAGAAATTGGGACGTACGGGAATCCATTGA
- a CDS encoding response regulator transcription factor — translation MTNKMRILYAEDNKVDSELTKMILEEHEFIVDIAVNGEEAWDAYNRQKPDILLLDLYMPLKDGIEVIRLIRKKDPLTCIIIYTSHGEPEREIAALDAGADRFISKDRPPNVLIAHLKALRQKIVTRLNAPHIYELSSITTFNVVARTITIQGEVTLLSSSEARLLQLLCAKNNQIANMDYLTLGIWKGATLGKRKRIKEYVCRIRQPLKKDLSIRIEYIGNDYEEGYILYTTTCGKPEDV, via the coding sequence ATGACAAACAAGATGAGAATCCTTTACGCGGAAGACAATAAAGTCGATTCCGAATTGACAAAAATGATCCTGGAAGAACACGAATTCATAGTTGACATTGCTGTTAACGGGGAAGAAGCCTGGGATGCTTATAACCGTCAAAAGCCTGATATTTTATTACTCGACCTGTATATGCCCCTAAAAGACGGGATAGAAGTTATCCGATTGATTCGAAAGAAAGACCCGCTAACATGTATTATCATCTATACCTCCCACGGAGAACCTGAAAGAGAAATTGCCGCACTGGATGCCGGAGCGGATAGATTCATTTCTAAAGACCGTCCTCCAAATGTTTTGATTGCCCATTTGAAAGCCCTTCGCCAAAAAATAGTTACACGCTTAAATGCCCCACACATATATGAACTTTCTTCCATCACAACATTTAATGTTGTTGCACGCACGATAACCATCCAAGGAGAAGTGACCCTACTAAGTTCCAGTGAAGCACGCCTTCTACAATTACTATGCGCTAAAAACAATCAAATTGCTAACATGGATTATCTCACGCTGGGAATTTGGAAGGGGGCCACCCTTGGCAAAAGAAAGAGAATAAAGGAATACGTGTGCCGAATCAGGCAACCATTAAAAAAGGATTTGTCTATCAGAATCGAGTACATCGGGAATGATTACGAAGAAGGATATATACTATACACCACAACGTGCGGTAAGCCCGAAGATGTATGA
- a CDS encoding YitT family protein, which translates to MGFVTKEKLFSKDFFITYGWLLGGCFVFALGAVLFAEPYGFAPGGTYGLSMVFHHLWGWETEIAALCMDVPLLLLGIYFLGGMFGVKTIICTFAIPAFMRLIHYLYGYDALLEPGITDRTMLNEQLLSAIFGGIVYGIGIGMIFKARATSGGSDIISMILNKYTHISLGTLVIIVDCTITLSTVVAFGDWRLPMYSWIIVFIEGKVIDLIVEGASVHKTLMIVTKEIDAVKNIILNDIKRGATILPAIGAYKGEPREVIYTILTRREMMVLRHKIREIDPEAFINVIDSREILGKGFKPLDAE; encoded by the coding sequence ATGGGATTTGTAACTAAGGAGAAATTATTCTCCAAGGATTTCTTTATCACCTACGGATGGTTGTTGGGTGGTTGTTTCGTGTTTGCATTAGGGGCTGTGTTATTTGCCGAGCCTTACGGTTTTGCTCCCGGGGGAACATACGGTCTGTCCATGGTATTTCATCATTTGTGGGGTTGGGAGACTGAAATTGCAGCCCTTTGTATGGATGTGCCTTTGTTATTATTGGGTATCTATTTCTTGGGAGGGATGTTTGGTGTGAAAACCATCATCTGTACGTTTGCCATTCCGGCGTTTATGCGGTTGATTCACTATCTTTACGGTTATGATGCTTTGTTGGAACCGGGAATTACCGATCGGACGATGTTGAATGAACAGCTATTATCAGCTATTTTCGGTGGTATTGTTTACGGTATCGGTATCGGTATGATTTTTAAGGCGCGGGCAACATCCGGGGGATCGGATATCATTTCCATGATTTTGAACAAGTACACGCATATTTCTTTGGGAACATTGGTGATTATCGTGGATTGTACGATTACCTTGTCAACGGTTGTTGCTTTCGGAGACTGGCGTTTGCCCATGTATTCTTGGATTATCGTGTTCATCGAAGGTAAGGTGATTGACTTGATTGTGGAAGGTGCTTCTGTCCACAAGACGTTGATGATTGTGACCAAAGAGATCGATGCCGTGAAGAATATTATCTTGAATGATATTAAGCGCGGAGCCACAATCTTACCGGCAATCGGGGCTTATAAAGGAGAGCCGCGTGAGGTGATTTATACAATTTTAACCCGTCGTGAGATGATGGTTTTACGTCACAAGATACGTGAAATTGATCCGGAGGCTTTTATAAATGTCATTGATTCTAGGGAAATATTAGGAAAAGGATTCAAGCCACTTGATGCAGAATAA
- a CDS encoding efflux RND transporter permease subunit, which produces MSIYNTAVNKPISTLMVFLAIIVLGVASYIQLPVDQYPKMDPPYITVMATYPGANAADIEENVTKILENQLNSVDDLKELTSTSYDNLSVISLEFEWEVNLDEASNDVRDAVDKAMSSLPDDIDRPTIMRFNTSMMPILIYAVTAKESYPGIDKILDDKLVTRLNRVDGVASVIVAGAPERVVYVDLDPNKLDAYNLTLEQIGNKILAENKDISSGNVKMGQMDYTLRVEGEFEESDQIKNIVLGTKNDKIIYLRDVANVRDTLKDITLEQTINRGRGGVLMVTKQTDANAVAVAKEAKSEIEKAQKELPTDIHFQIISDNSDFIIKSINNLQESLMYALIFVVLIVFLFLGRWRATFIIALTIPISLIVAFIYLFATGESLNIISLSSLSIAIGMVVDDAIVVLENITKHIDRGSRPREAAKYGTNEVWLSVIVTTLVTVAVFFPLTLVSGMTGILFKQLGWIVCITVCTSTVTAISLTPMLCSQLMRIQEKTNSGKFSFYNFVSRMLEKLDSAYEKLIRWVLVHKTVTIVSMFALFFASMFMAKLIKTDFMPQNDQNYLNVYAKMQSGQRVEVTKKVALEIDSIIRNDIPEIKLINLSYGSEEEASFASMMNSTGNNILNMRLRTTDIKERQRSVFQIADQVRGILKKFPDILQYTVTTSSGGSMGGNNVDIEIMGHDFNTTTNLAHQIAEKARQIPGAEDIKISRDEDKSELRIMLDQDKLARHGLTTSEVGSYMRNRIYGYRNSKYKENGEEYDIIVRFDEKYRSSITEIENIIIPDGKGQKVRLKELGEIQEFFSPPNIERKSKQRLLKVSITPAAGVALGDIAAVAQEVINNTEIPQEVSVYIGGSYEDQQESFSSLFLLLLLSLMLVYIVMAAQFESFKMPFIIMLAIPFAFTGVVLALLLTNTTLSIVAALGAIMLVGIVTKNGIVLIDFINLMRERGIRLYDAIAMACRSRLRPVLMTSLTTILGMVPMAISAGEGSETWRPMGVAVIGGMVFSTIITMLIVPAVYAAMDKSGSRDKKKILSKQFKFMADFNAERDLPKKK; this is translated from the coding sequence ATGAGTATATACAATACAGCGGTCAACAAACCCATTTCAACCTTGATGGTTTTCCTCGCCATCATTGTATTGGGTGTTGCCTCCTATATACAACTACCGGTGGACCAGTATCCCAAGATGGACCCGCCTTATATCACGGTAATGGCAACCTATCCGGGAGCTAACGCTGCAGATATTGAAGAGAACGTGACCAAGATCCTCGAAAACCAGTTAAATTCGGTGGATGACTTGAAGGAATTGACCTCAACTTCTTACGATAACTTATCCGTTATCTCCTTGGAATTTGAGTGGGAAGTAAATCTTGACGAGGCTTCGAACGACGTGCGTGATGCTGTGGATAAAGCCATGTCAAGCCTTCCGGATGATATAGATCGGCCTACCATCATGCGTTTTAACACCTCCATGATGCCTATTTTGATCTACGCCGTAACTGCAAAGGAATCATATCCCGGTATTGATAAGATTTTGGATGACAAACTGGTTACCCGATTAAATCGGGTGGACGGAGTTGCCTCTGTTATCGTGGCCGGAGCCCCGGAACGTGTGGTTTACGTGGACTTGGATCCCAACAAGCTTGACGCCTATAACTTGACGTTAGAGCAAATCGGTAACAAGATTCTGGCAGAGAATAAAGATATTTCTTCCGGTAACGTGAAGATGGGACAGATGGACTATACTCTGCGCGTGGAAGGAGAATTCGAAGAGAGTGACCAGATTAAAAACATCGTGCTGGGTACCAAGAATGATAAAATCATTTACTTGCGGGATGTTGCAAACGTACGGGATACCCTGAAAGATATCACCCTGGAACAAACGATTAACAGAGGTCGGGGTGGTGTATTGATGGTAACCAAACAAACCGATGCTAATGCCGTTGCCGTTGCCAAAGAGGCAAAAAGTGAAATTGAAAAAGCACAAAAAGAATTACCAACAGATATCCACTTCCAAATCATTTCGGACAACTCGGACTTCATTATTAAGTCTATCAACAACTTGCAGGAGTCTTTGATGTACGCTTTGATCTTCGTGGTTTTGATCGTGTTCCTATTCTTAGGGCGTTGGAGAGCGACTTTCATCATCGCACTGACTATCCCGATCTCCTTGATTGTTGCTTTTATCTACTTGTTTGCAACCGGGGAATCACTTAACATCATATCACTATCGTCCCTCTCTATCGCAATCGGTATGGTTGTGGATGATGCCATCGTGGTATTGGAGAACATCACGAAACACATCGACCGAGGTAGCCGTCCGCGAGAAGCGGCAAAATACGGTACGAATGAGGTTTGGCTGTCCGTAATCGTTACGACATTGGTAACCGTGGCCGTGTTCTTCCCGTTAACCTTGGTGAGTGGTATGACCGGTATTTTGTTCAAACAGTTGGGATGGATCGTTTGTATCACGGTATGTACGTCAACCGTAACTGCTATCTCCTTGACTCCCATGTTGTGTTCTCAATTGATGAGGATCCAAGAGAAGACGAACTCGGGTAAATTCAGTTTCTATAACTTTGTTTCCAGAATGTTGGAAAAACTGGATAGCGCTTACGAGAAATTAATCCGTTGGGTACTTGTTCACAAGACGGTGACTATCGTTAGTATGTTCGCCTTATTCTTTGCCTCCATGTTTATGGCTAAATTGATCAAGACGGACTTTATGCCCCAGAATGACCAGAACTACTTGAACGTGTATGCCAAGATGCAATCCGGACAACGTGTAGAAGTGACGAAAAAGGTCGCTTTGGAAATCGATTCCATCATCCGCAATGATATTCCGGAAATCAAGTTGATCAACCTTTCTTACGGTAGTGAGGAGGAAGCTTCTTTTGCATCCATGATGAACAGCACGGGTAACAATATCTTGAACATGCGTTTGAGAACGACAGATATCAAAGAGCGTCAACGTAGCGTGTTCCAAATCGCTGACCAAGTGCGTGGTATTTTGAAAAAATTCCCTGACATTTTACAATACACGGTAACCACATCAAGCGGTGGTTCCATGGGTGGTAATAACGTGGACATTGAAATCATGGGACACGATTTCAACACAACTACAAACTTGGCTCACCAGATTGCCGAAAAGGCCCGCCAGATTCCGGGAGCAGAGGACATCAAGATCAGCCGTGACGAGGATAAATCCGAGTTGCGTATCATGTTGGATCAAGATAAATTGGCTCGTCACGGACTGACAACTTCTGAAGTCGGTTCATACATGCGTAACCGTATCTATGGATACCGGAACAGTAAATACAAGGAAAACGGAGAGGAATATGATATTATCGTACGTTTCGACGAGAAATACCGTTCTTCGATCACCGAGATTGAAAATATCATCATCCCTGACGGCAAGGGCCAGAAGGTGCGGTTAAAAGAACTGGGAGAAATACAAGAGTTCTTCTCTCCACCAAATATCGAGCGTAAGAGTAAACAACGTTTATTGAAAGTGTCTATCACCCCGGCAGCAGGAGTTGCCCTAGGAGATATTGCTGCCGTAGCTCAGGAAGTCATCAACAACACAGAAATACCACAGGAAGTATCCGTGTACATCGGTGGTAGCTACGAGGACCAACAAGAATCATTCAGCTCTTTGTTCTTATTGTTGTTGCTCTCTTTGATGTTGGTTTACATCGTGATGGCCGCACAGTTCGAGTCATTCAAGATGCCGTTCATCATCATGTTGGCTATCCCGTTCGCCTTCACGGGTGTGGTTTTGGCCTTGTTGCTGACGAACACGACCTTGAGTATCGTTGCCGCATTGGGAGCTATCATGTTGGTAGGTATCGTTACGAAGAACGGTATCGTGTTGATCGACTTCATCAACTTGATGCGTGAACGGGGCATCCGCCTGTACGATGCAATCGCAATGGCTTGTCGTTCTCGTCTGCGTCCGGTATTAATGACCTCGTTAACAACCATCTTAGGTATGGTTCCGATGGCAATTAGTGCTGGAGAGGGTTCTGAAACTTGGCGACCGATGGGTGTCGCTGTTATCGGTGGTATGGTATTCTCCACGATCATCACCATGTTGATTGTCCCGGCCGTTTACGCCGCAATGGACAAGAGCGGTAGCCGTGACAAGAAAAAGATTCTTAGTAAACAGTTCAAATTCATGGCAGACTTTAACGCGGAAAGAGATCTTCCAAAAAAGAAATAA
- a CDS encoding TetR/AcrR family transcriptional regulator: MEENIKQKRELIAAISDLFLRFGLRSTSMDDIANHLKISKKTLYQQFANKDDVVEQVMLYRRDEKIKNTDVDQLAKKNPIVVMSEIRDFMVSDLGSRLPANHFDLKKYHPAVYERVAKQEEESTKKFLVALLDNGIKQELFRKDIDKELQLYLLGKQMHFLKNPEITSKLKYPISVIISTIFVNFIYAISTEKGLKEFERLKNTANRPEDG, encoded by the coding sequence ATGGAAGAAAACATAAAACAAAAAAGGGAACTTATAGCTGCTATTTCGGATCTTTTCTTGAGATTCGGATTGAGAAGTACCTCCATGGATGATATAGCGAATCACTTGAAAATTTCCAAAAAAACACTTTACCAACAGTTTGCCAATAAAGACGACGTGGTGGAACAAGTGATGTTGTACAGAAGAGATGAAAAAATAAAAAACACGGATGTTGATCAACTCGCCAAGAAAAATCCGATCGTGGTCATGAGCGAAATTCGGGATTTCATGGTGAGTGACTTGGGTAGCCGATTACCTGCCAATCATTTTGATTTAAAGAAATACCACCCGGCCGTGTACGAAAGAGTAGCCAAGCAAGAAGAGGAGTCAACGAAGAAGTTTCTCGTGGCATTACTGGATAACGGTATAAAACAAGAACTTTTCCGAAAGGATATTGACAAAGAATTACAATTGTACCTGCTAGGCAAACAAATGCACTTTCTGAAAAACCCTGAAATTACCAGTAAGCTTAAATACCCGATTTCAGTAATTATTTCAACGATCTTTGTCAATTTTATTTACGCTATATCCACAGAAAAAGGTTTGAAAGAATTTGAACGCTTAAAAAACACTGCAAATCGCCCAGAAGATGGATGA